From Neorhizobium galegae:
GCGGTGGCGATATTGCCCAACGTTCGGCTCATCGCGCCCACGGCGCCAGAGCGGATATGCTGGAGCTTCTTTTCCGGAGCGGGCGGCGGCGCAGCGTCATTGTTTTCAGGGCTTTCGACGACAGAATTGCTAGGTGGCAACTCCTGTTCGCGACGGGTCAGCGCTGCCTTCAGCGTGTCTCTTCTGCTCATGCCGCCCTGCCCCAGGCCTGCCGGATCAGACCTTCGATCTCGCTGTTCACACCGTCGAGCGACTCGACCGCGCGGTCATAGGTGTTTTTCGAAAAGTTCTCGCGGCCAACTTCGTAGAGCGTTTGCTTCGACAGGCCTGCGTCGGAGATCGCCGTGGACTTGAGCATCGTGTTGGTGAGCACCCGCTCGCGGAACAGCGAGCGCATGAATCCGACCATCTGCGTCTGCGGCGCGTCCTGTGGCTCGAAGCGGGTCACGACGTAGCGGATAAAGTCGTAGTCGAGATCGCCGCCCGAATCTTGCACGACGCCGAGAAGGTCGGACGCCATCAGCAGGAATTGGCACATCGACATGATGTCGAGCATTTGCGGGTGCGCGGTGATCAAAAGCCCGGTCGAGGCGCAGAGCGCGCCGAGGGTCAGGTAGCCGAGCTGAGGCGGGCAATCGAGAACCATGACATCGTAATTGTCGGAGACGGTGCCAAGGGCTGTCGCGACCCGACCGAAGAACGGCTCCGACGAACGCTCGGCCAAAGCGCGTGGCGTCTCATGTTCGTATTCCATCAATTCGAGATTGCCAGGGACGAGATCGAGGCCGGGAATATAGCTCGGCTTGATGACATCGCTCATCGGGCGGCGCTCGTCGTCATAGCGGATCGCGGCATACATGGTCTCGTTGGCGGCAACGTCATATTCCGGCTGATACCCGTGCAGCGCAGTCAGTGACGCCTGCGGGTCGAGATCGACGGCCAGAACCCGATATCCCTGAAGCGCGAGATACTGCGCCAGATGCGCCGCCGTGGTCGTCTTGCCGCTACCACCCTTGAAGTTCACCACCGCCATGACTTGGCAATGTTCGTCGCCGCGTCGACGCGGGACGTAGCGCCGGCCTTTGGAATTCTCGTCGAGGACAGCCCGGATCTCGTTGATCTGGTCGAGTGTATAGGAGCGGCGACCATTGGGGGTGACCGCCGGCTGTGGCCCCTTGCCGTTCAGCGACAGTTGTCGAAGATAGGCATCGGCGATGCCAATCAGCTTGGCCGATTCGAGGGAGGAGAACGAGCGCAGCGTCTTCTGGGCAACGGGCGGAAAGAGCGCCGCGCGCATAGCCTGAAGCTCTTCCGACAATGCGGCGCCGTCGCCGGCAATAACCTCTGTCATCGGCCGCTTCGGGGACATCAACCCCGCTGCAAGACTACGAGCCTTTGCCATAACTACGATAATTCTCCCCACATAGTCGATAATTCGTAGCCAAAGATGCCCCGAGTCGCAAGGATTGGCAAGAAAATAAGGGTTAATGAGCGGTTAATGCCGGATTGCCTCCGCGATAAGTTGTTTTTAATGAGGGACTGCGTTTTCACGACATACCCGGCTGAGCGTACATTGATCGTCAGACTTCGCGATCGCGCTCAGGAGCCGGATCGGGGTTTCACCCAGTTGCTACCTGGCAACTTTCATCGGTTACGGCTGTAATCCCCGAGTTGCCACCTCGCAACTTTTCAAATGACCTTGAGAGTAAGAAGACCGAAAATGGGCGGGAAGGGGAGGGGCTTTAGGGCTCCCTTCTGGCAAGCGAAGCCGCACCGGAAACCGATTTGGCCTGTCCCCCCGTTGCTCCGCAGCAACGGGGAAATCGACGTCCACGCTTTCGGCTTCGTCTTTCTGCCGAACGCGGATCGGACGAGGCAGCCAACCGCTGTTCTTGACGAGGCGCCGGCAATCGTCGCCGCTTCCATATTCTTCGATGCGGCCTTGACGGCCAGCGCCTCTTCCTTGCTCAGGGCTTCGACCACGGCTGCCTCGATTGAGTTTCGGTTGATATGTGCAAAGTAGTTTTCGACCGTTGGCTTATTGGTCCGACATGTCGAGCTTTTGAACCTATCGATCCGCAAAAGGTTCACTTTGCCTGGCGGCCGAGGGATGGCCGGGGGAGTAGTGGCATCGCGCGGGGGTGAGCATTGCGCTTGCCTGGCCGCACCTTCGCGGTCAGCGAGACCTGCTATCGTTACAGCGCCCAGCTGAACGACAAGAACGAGCAGAGGAGGCGCAGGGAATTCGCCACGCAGTGGCTATAGATCGACAACAGCGAACGGCCCGATATGGCCATTGGTGGCAAAGCACCCGTAAAGAAACTGAAAATGGTTGCGTGACTTCTGCTGACGAGCCCCGTTAAAAACGGGAGTATCACCCTTTCTCTTCAAAATACGCTTCAAATGCGTTACTTATAAAGTTGTAGAACTTCGCATCGCTTGTAACCTCGTATTTTTTCTTTAGATCAGCGTCCGTTATGCAATCCCATATTTCTTTGTGTAAATCCTTCTTGGATAGGCGATTTATTGGAAATCCAAGTGCGAATTTCTCGCTTTTTTGCATCGACGCTATGAGAATGCGCCTGCTTAAAGATAACGAACGAAGCG
This genomic window contains:
- the repA gene encoding plasmid partitioning protein RepA — its product is MTEVIAGDGAALSEELQAMRAALFPPVAQKTLRSFSSLESAKLIGIADAYLRQLSLNGKGPQPAVTPNGRRSYTLDQINEIRAVLDENSKGRRYVPRRRGDEHCQVMAVVNFKGGSGKTTTAAHLAQYLALQGYRVLAVDLDPQASLTALHGYQPEYDVAANETMYAAIRYDDERRPMSDVIKPSYIPGLDLVPGNLELMEYEHETPRALAERSSEPFFGRVATALGTVSDNYDVMVLDCPPQLGYLTLGALCASTGLLITAHPQMLDIMSMCQFLLMASDLLGVVQDSGGDLDYDFIRYVVTRFEPQDAPQTQMVGFMRSLFRERVLTNTMLKSTAISDAGLSKQTLYEVGRENFSKNTYDRAVESLDGVNSEIEGLIRQAWGRAA